One window from the genome of Pungitius pungitius chromosome 14, fPunPun2.1, whole genome shotgun sequence encodes:
- the traf3 gene encoding TNF receptor-associated factor 3 isoform X1: MSAGRSADGREVQIPLQQVAPSLTPALSVASPVHRQVNPWPPSDTTPQSVSPGVPAGFLPLHKGFRDHFALTPEAKYCCEACSLVLCQPRQTECGHRFCQSCINDILSHPNPVCPADMEPLFKDKIFRDVCCHREIMALKVYCRSEANGCQEQMSLQQIPDHLNVCPFFEVPCPLGKCKERMMRKEIPDHLSWKCKHRETSCEFCMTKMPMTDLQKHKETVCPAFPVSCPNHCSFSSLPRSELSSHQNDCPKAQVCCQFHRYGCTFQGLNQDMRQHESTSAGEHLRMIANKHSVLENKVEDMKGELLERYKVLPALSTRLSELENQSDELREKNRQVEQKLATMQKLMSSHSEKLLEVELELRSLRGLRDEVENLRGTLENVRTRLNTLEQGGRSGTGSTTHTLATLENQLKRHDEMLSVHEIRLADMDLRFQVLETASYNGTLIWKIRDYKRRKQEAVGAKTLSLYSQPFYTGYFGYKMCARVYLNGDGMGKGTHLSLFFVVMRGEYDALLPWPFKQKVTLMLMDQGPLRKHLGDAFKPDPNSSSFRRPAAEMNIASGCPLFVSQTLLETGSYIKDDTIFIKVTVDTSDLPDP, from the exons ATGTCAGCGGGGAGGAGTGCTGACGGGAGGGAGGTGCAGATTCCcctccagcaggtggcgccCTCCCTGACCCCGGCCCTCTCAGTGGCTTCACCCGTTCACCGTCAAGTCAATCCGTGGCCCCCCAGCGACACCACGCCTCaaa GTGTGTCTCCAGGTGTCCCTGCAGGGTTCCTACCTCTGCACAAAGGATTCAGAGACCACTTTGCATTGACTCCCGAAGCTAAATACTGCTGTGAGGCCTGCAGCCTGGTCCTGTGTCAGCCCCGCCAGACGGAATGTGGACACCGCTTCTGTCAGAGCTGCATCAACGACATTCTCAG TCATCCTAACCCGGTGTGTCCAGCTGACATGGAGCCTCTCTTCAAAGACAAG ATCTTCAGAGACGTCTGCTGCCATCGTGAGATCATGGCTCTGAAAGTTTATTGTCGCAGTGAAGCTAACGGCTGTCAGGAGCAGATGAGTCTGCAGCAGATTCCT gacCACCTGAATGTGTGTCCTTTCTTCGAGGTACCTTGTCCTTTGGGTAAATGTAAGGAGCGAATGATGAGGAAAGAGATCCCCGACCACCTGAGCTGGAAATGTAAACACAGAGAGACCAGCTGCGAGTTCTGTATGACAAAGATGCCAATGACTGACCTGCAG aaacacaaggagaCGGTGTGTCCAGCCTTCCCTGTATCGTGTCCAAAccactgctccttctcctccctcccccggaGTGAG CTGTCCAGCCACCAGAACGACTGTCCCAAAGCTCAGGTGTGCTGCCAGTTCCACCGCTATGGCTGCACCTTCCAg GGTTTGAACCAGGATATGAGGCAACATGAGTCCACCTCGGCAGGAGAACACCTAAGAATGATAGCCAACAAACACTCTGTGTTAGAGAACAAG GTGGAGGACATGAAAGGTGAGCTATTGGAGAGGTACAAGGTGCTTCCTGCTCTCAGCACTCGACTCTCTGAACTGGAGAACCAGAGCGACGAGCTGAGGGAGAAGAACCGGCAGGTGGAGCAGAAGCTGGCCACTATGCAG AAACTAATGAGCTCTCACTCGGAGAAGCTCCTGGAGGTGGAACTGGAGCTTCGATCTCTCCGTGGCCTCCGAGATGAGGTGGAAAACTTGAGGGGAACCCTAGAGAATGTCCGGACAAGACTGAACACTCTCGAACAAGGGGGACGCAGTGGGACTGGATCCACAACACACACTCTgg CAACCCTGGAGAATCAGCTGAAACGACATGATGAAATGCTGAGTGTCCATGAGATCCGACTAGCCGACATGGACCTGCGTTTCCAGGTGCTGGAGACCGCGAGTTACAACGGAACCCTGATCTGGAAGATCCGTGACTACAAGAGAAGGAAACAAGAAGCCGTGGGGGCAAAGACGCTCTCGCTCTACTCACAGCCATTTTATACCGGTTACTTCGGCTACAAGATGTGCGCCCGCGTCTACCTGAACGGAGACGGCATGGGCAAGGGGACGCACCTGTCCCTGTTCTTCGTGGTGATGAGAGGCGAGTACGACGCCCTGCTGCCCTGGCCCTTCAAACAGAAG GTGACTCTGATGCTCATGGACCAGGGTCCATTAAGGAAACACTTGGGCGATGCCTTCAAGCCGGatccaaacagcagcagcttcaggcgTCCTGCAGCTGAGATGAACATTGCCTCTGgctgtcctctgtttgtctctcaGACTCTCCTGGAGACTGGCAGCTACATCAAAGACGACACCATCTTCATCAAG
- the traf3 gene encoding TNF receptor-associated factor 3 isoform X2 produces the protein MSAGRSADGREVQIPLQQVAPSLTPALSVASPVHRQVNPWPPSDTTPQSVPAGFLPLHKGFRDHFALTPEAKYCCEACSLVLCQPRQTECGHRFCQSCINDILSHPNPVCPADMEPLFKDKIFRDVCCHREIMALKVYCRSEANGCQEQMSLQQIPDHLNVCPFFEVPCPLGKCKERMMRKEIPDHLSWKCKHRETSCEFCMTKMPMTDLQKHKETVCPAFPVSCPNHCSFSSLPRSELSSHQNDCPKAQVCCQFHRYGCTFQGLNQDMRQHESTSAGEHLRMIANKHSVLENKVEDMKGELLERYKVLPALSTRLSELENQSDELREKNRQVEQKLATMQKLMSSHSEKLLEVELELRSLRGLRDEVENLRGTLENVRTRLNTLEQGGRSGTGSTTHTLATLENQLKRHDEMLSVHEIRLADMDLRFQVLETASYNGTLIWKIRDYKRRKQEAVGAKTLSLYSQPFYTGYFGYKMCARVYLNGDGMGKGTHLSLFFVVMRGEYDALLPWPFKQKVTLMLMDQGPLRKHLGDAFKPDPNSSSFRRPAAEMNIASGCPLFVSQTLLETGSYIKDDTIFIKVTVDTSDLPDP, from the exons ATGTCAGCGGGGAGGAGTGCTGACGGGAGGGAGGTGCAGATTCCcctccagcaggtggcgccCTCCCTGACCCCGGCCCTCTCAGTGGCTTCACCCGTTCACCGTCAAGTCAATCCGTGGCCCCCCAGCGACACCACGCCTCaaa GTGTCCCTGCAGGGTTCCTACCTCTGCACAAAGGATTCAGAGACCACTTTGCATTGACTCCCGAAGCTAAATACTGCTGTGAGGCCTGCAGCCTGGTCCTGTGTCAGCCCCGCCAGACGGAATGTGGACACCGCTTCTGTCAGAGCTGCATCAACGACATTCTCAG TCATCCTAACCCGGTGTGTCCAGCTGACATGGAGCCTCTCTTCAAAGACAAG ATCTTCAGAGACGTCTGCTGCCATCGTGAGATCATGGCTCTGAAAGTTTATTGTCGCAGTGAAGCTAACGGCTGTCAGGAGCAGATGAGTCTGCAGCAGATTCCT gacCACCTGAATGTGTGTCCTTTCTTCGAGGTACCTTGTCCTTTGGGTAAATGTAAGGAGCGAATGATGAGGAAAGAGATCCCCGACCACCTGAGCTGGAAATGTAAACACAGAGAGACCAGCTGCGAGTTCTGTATGACAAAGATGCCAATGACTGACCTGCAG aaacacaaggagaCGGTGTGTCCAGCCTTCCCTGTATCGTGTCCAAAccactgctccttctcctccctcccccggaGTGAG CTGTCCAGCCACCAGAACGACTGTCCCAAAGCTCAGGTGTGCTGCCAGTTCCACCGCTATGGCTGCACCTTCCAg GGTTTGAACCAGGATATGAGGCAACATGAGTCCACCTCGGCAGGAGAACACCTAAGAATGATAGCCAACAAACACTCTGTGTTAGAGAACAAG GTGGAGGACATGAAAGGTGAGCTATTGGAGAGGTACAAGGTGCTTCCTGCTCTCAGCACTCGACTCTCTGAACTGGAGAACCAGAGCGACGAGCTGAGGGAGAAGAACCGGCAGGTGGAGCAGAAGCTGGCCACTATGCAG AAACTAATGAGCTCTCACTCGGAGAAGCTCCTGGAGGTGGAACTGGAGCTTCGATCTCTCCGTGGCCTCCGAGATGAGGTGGAAAACTTGAGGGGAACCCTAGAGAATGTCCGGACAAGACTGAACACTCTCGAACAAGGGGGACGCAGTGGGACTGGATCCACAACACACACTCTgg CAACCCTGGAGAATCAGCTGAAACGACATGATGAAATGCTGAGTGTCCATGAGATCCGACTAGCCGACATGGACCTGCGTTTCCAGGTGCTGGAGACCGCGAGTTACAACGGAACCCTGATCTGGAAGATCCGTGACTACAAGAGAAGGAAACAAGAAGCCGTGGGGGCAAAGACGCTCTCGCTCTACTCACAGCCATTTTATACCGGTTACTTCGGCTACAAGATGTGCGCCCGCGTCTACCTGAACGGAGACGGCATGGGCAAGGGGACGCACCTGTCCCTGTTCTTCGTGGTGATGAGAGGCGAGTACGACGCCCTGCTGCCCTGGCCCTTCAAACAGAAG GTGACTCTGATGCTCATGGACCAGGGTCCATTAAGGAAACACTTGGGCGATGCCTTCAAGCCGGatccaaacagcagcagcttcaggcgTCCTGCAGCTGAGATGAACATTGCCTCTGgctgtcctctgtttgtctctcaGACTCTCCTGGAGACTGGCAGCTACATCAAAGACGACACCATCTTCATCAAG